A window of Mucilaginibacter paludis DSM 18603 contains these coding sequences:
- a CDS encoding zf-HC2 domain-containing protein yields MKNTLKNIAYNCRKATWLIEKKQIGGITIREKLELKVHLAGCSECRMFEQQSIVINKLVRDLFHELQITKGIKLDGDFKKKMHDQIMTISNYGKT; encoded by the coding sequence TTGAAAAATACGTTAAAAAATATTGCTTACAACTGCAGGAAAGCGACATGGCTTATTGAGAAAAAACAGATAGGCGGTATAACTATCCGTGAGAAACTGGAGCTGAAGGTACACCTGGCAGGTTGCTCCGAGTGCCGGATGTTTGAGCAGCAAAGTATAGTGATCAATAAATTGGTCCGTGATCTGTTCCATGAGCTGCAGATCACCAAGGGTATTAAACTTGACGGCGATTTTAAAAAGAAAATGCACGATCAAATTATGACTATCTCAAATTATGGAAAAACTTAA
- a CDS encoding YceI family protein, with the protein MVFYISQVFSGNCRNAYRCFFKAYITLTAAKTFLSSESAQHDKHLVSSGFFDAETHPELKFVSTILKSGR; encoded by the coding sequence ATTGTATTCTATATAAGTCAGGTATTTTCAGGTAACTGCCGTAACGCTTACCGATGTTTTTTTAAGGCGTATATCACGCTTACGGCCGCTAAAACATTTCTTTCGAGTGAAAGTGCGCAGCATGACAAACATTTAGTCAGCTCAGGTTTTTTCGACGCAGAAACTCATCCGGAGTTAAAATTCGTGTCTACCATATTGAAGTCCGGCCGATAA
- a CDS encoding regulatory protein RecX — MENQTSAPKITDPKMALQKAEQYCAYQERAQQEVRNKLYDWGLWPDAIEQIIANLIEGNFLNEERFARQYAKGKFSQKGWGRIKIKQALKFKRIPEKLIQKALKEIDGDDYTKRLSQIIQKKEAVLDEKDAYKKRYKLQQYALSRGFENDLIADILNNSHL, encoded by the coding sequence ATGGAAAATCAAACATCTGCCCCTAAAATTACCGACCCTAAAATGGCGCTCCAGAAGGCCGAACAGTACTGCGCCTACCAGGAACGTGCACAGCAGGAGGTGCGAAACAAATTGTACGATTGGGGGCTTTGGCCCGATGCGATAGAACAAATAATTGCCAACCTGATTGAAGGTAACTTTTTAAACGAAGAGCGCTTTGCCCGCCAGTATGCCAAAGGAAAATTTAGCCAGAAAGGCTGGGGACGCATTAAGATTAAGCAGGCACTGAAATTTAAAAGAATACCGGAAAAATTGATCCAAAAAGCGCTGAAAGAAATTGACGGCGATGATTACACTAAAAGGCTGAGCCAGATTATCCAAAAAAAAGAGGCTGTTTTAGACGAGAAAGATGCTTATAAAAAGCGATACAAGCTACAGCAATACGCTTTGAGCCGTGGCTTTGAAAATGATTTGATAGCTGATATTTTGAATAACAGCCATTTATAA
- a CDS encoding bifunctional UDP-N-acetylmuramoyl-tripeptide:D-alanyl-D-alanine ligase/alanine racemase, which translates to MLSHQYSITQIQQIIGASATITHDSMVNNLLTDSRKINNPFTSLFFALSGRRDGHEFIGDVYQAGVRNFVVFKLPVKVDLLRDANFLVVDDVLKALQKLAIHHREKFDIDVIGITGSNGKTIVKEWLYQLLCADKKIIRNPKSYNSQIGVPLSVWQMDDQHNLGIFEAGISTTGEMERLERMIKPTIGILTHMGSAHDEGFSGPEKKLEEKLKLFTHCSMVIYQYDALLKYKARVPGKTKFTWSRKFREVDLYVFNETIISNKYYLRGVFKGKEIECLVPFIDEASIENAIVCWATMLALGYDSQVADDRLERLVPVSMRMELKQGINNCSIIDDSYNSDFQSLEIALNFLNQQNQHQTRTLILSDIFQSGLEQAVLYQQVADLLSQKNIDKVIGVGKAISAQQQLFNIPLKYFYADTDSLLMALADLTLEDETILIKGSRSFEFERISRALVQKAHETIMEINLNALQNNLNFYKSKLGPDVKIMAMVKAFSYGSGSFEVANLLQFNGVDYLAVAYIDEGIALRNAGITLPIMVLNPEASAFDKLVEFTLQPEIYSFTLFDEFVKFAQLKNIFNYPIHIKIDSGMHRLGFEDFEIETLCDLLEQNQYVHIQSIFSHLAGSDAEMHDEFTLKQIMVFEKAYHQIEKVLNYKVMRHMANTSAITRWPVAQFDMVRLGIGLYGIDSAIKNEANQLQPVATLKTSVSQVKKIKAGETIGYNRNGSLLADGKIATVRIGYADGYLRAFGNGVGKMLIKGVLVPTVGNVSMDMCMLDVSAVEVKEGDEVVVFNEEYKIEEVAKQINTIPYEILTNVSQRVKRVYFYE; encoded by the coding sequence ATGCTTAGTCACCAATACTCCATCACCCAGATACAGCAAATCATCGGCGCTTCGGCAACCATCACACATGATTCCATGGTCAATAACTTACTGACCGACAGCCGGAAAATTAACAACCCTTTTACTTCCTTATTTTTTGCGTTGAGCGGCCGCAGGGATGGGCACGAGTTTATTGGCGATGTATACCAAGCCGGTGTGCGTAATTTTGTGGTGTTCAAATTACCTGTAAAGGTAGATTTGCTTCGGGATGCTAATTTTTTAGTGGTTGATGATGTACTTAAAGCATTGCAAAAACTGGCCATCCATCATCGCGAAAAATTCGACATCGATGTGATTGGTATTACCGGCAGCAACGGTAAAACTATTGTAAAGGAGTGGTTATATCAATTGCTTTGTGCCGATAAAAAAATTATACGTAACCCCAAAAGCTATAATTCTCAAATTGGCGTTCCGCTTTCTGTATGGCAGATGGATGATCAGCATAACCTGGGTATTTTTGAGGCCGGGATTTCTACCACTGGCGAAATGGAGCGTTTGGAGCGTATGATTAAGCCAACCATAGGTATCTTAACGCATATGGGCTCTGCACATGATGAAGGTTTTAGCGGGCCCGAAAAAAAGCTTGAAGAGAAGCTTAAGTTGTTTACGCATTGCAGCATGGTAATATACCAGTACGATGCCCTGTTGAAATATAAAGCCAGGGTGCCGGGTAAAACCAAATTTACCTGGAGCCGTAAGTTTAGGGAGGTGGACCTGTATGTTTTTAACGAGACCATTATATCAAACAAATATTATTTACGTGGCGTTTTTAAGGGGAAAGAAATTGAGTGCCTCGTGCCATTTATTGATGAAGCATCGATAGAAAATGCCATTGTATGCTGGGCAACAATGCTTGCTTTGGGTTATGATAGCCAGGTTGCCGACGACAGGCTGGAGAGGCTTGTACCGGTATCAATGCGGATGGAGCTTAAACAGGGAATAAACAATTGCTCCATTATTGACGATTCCTACAATTCAGATTTCCAATCGCTTGAGATAGCGCTTAATTTTTTAAATCAACAAAATCAGCACCAAACCCGCACTTTAATTTTATCGGATATTTTTCAATCCGGGTTGGAGCAAGCGGTGCTGTATCAGCAGGTGGCAGATTTGTTGAGCCAAAAAAATATTGATAAAGTAATTGGCGTGGGTAAGGCCATATCGGCCCAGCAACAATTATTTAACATACCCCTTAAATATTTTTATGCCGATACGGATAGCCTGCTGATGGCTTTAGCCGATTTGACGCTTGAAGACGAAACCATCCTGATCAAAGGGTCGAGGAGTTTTGAGTTTGAACGCATCAGCCGGGCACTGGTACAAAAAGCGCACGAGACCATTATGGAGATTAACCTGAACGCTTTACAAAACAACCTCAATTTTTACAAATCAAAACTGGGGCCCGATGTTAAAATTATGGCCATGGTAAAGGCTTTTTCGTACGGGAGCGGTAGTTTTGAGGTAGCTAACCTGCTACAATTTAACGGGGTTGATTACCTGGCTGTTGCTTATATTGACGAAGGGATAGCCCTGCGCAATGCCGGTATTACGCTCCCCATTATGGTACTTAACCCCGAAGCATCTGCCTTTGATAAGCTGGTGGAATTTACCTTACAGCCCGAGATATACAGTTTTACGCTGTTTGACGAATTTGTAAAATTTGCTCAGCTTAAAAATATATTTAACTATCCTATCCACATTAAAATTGATAGCGGCATGCACCGCTTAGGTTTTGAGGATTTTGAAATAGAAACTTTATGCGATTTGTTGGAGCAAAACCAATATGTTCATATACAATCCATATTTTCGCACTTGGCAGGCAGTGATGCCGAGATGCACGACGAATTTACTTTAAAACAGATCATGGTGTTTGAAAAAGCCTATCACCAGATTGAGAAAGTATTAAATTATAAGGTAATGCGCCACATGGCCAATACATCTGCCATTACGCGCTGGCCCGTTGCACAATTTGATATGGTTAGGCTGGGCATCGGTTTATATGGTATTGATAGCGCTATCAAGAACGAAGCTAACCAGCTACAACCGGTGGCCACCTTAAAAACGAGTGTATCGCAGGTGAAAAAGATCAAAGCAGGCGAAACCATAGGTTACAACCGCAACGGATCCTTGTTGGCAGATGGTAAAATTGCTACCGTACGTATAGGTTATGCTGATGGTTATTTGCGGGCGTTTGGAAACGGTGTTGGTAAGATGCTGATTAAAGGTGTTTTAGTGCCCACAGTGGGTAACGTTTCGATGGATATGTGCATGCTTGATGTTAGCGCTGTAGAAGTAAAGGAAGGCGATGAGGTAGTTGTTTTTAACGAAGAATACAAGATTGAAGAAGTGGCCAAACAAATTAATACCATACCTTACGAAATTTTAACCAACGTATCGCAGCGGGTAAAACGTGTTTATTTTTACGAATAG
- a CDS encoding 4-hydroxybenzoate 3-monooxygenase, with product MSADQNKSSEEISVVIIGAGVTGLTLATFLKKSNINVVVLERRDRAYIELRQRAGVVDARAVRMFEQWGLADKLLAGPVAQTIEYRMNGVARVFKAEAEHGIQSRFCTQQMLVNNLLRELIDVMSGDVRFNIKDINIVNEENQSPKITYFDAEGSHELNCDYIIGADADKGISRASIPAGMLTEYSYEFGYAWLAALVEAPVTGHPIMAVSDHGFVGQLPRGPQRSRYYLQCKLSDGRKDWPDERIWDEIRLRLADNTVPNAQVHNIEFVPFRSVVYAPMHYRNLFLVGDAAHMVPPVSAKGMNLGLYDVDILAQALLSGILKNDSSGLENYSETVLPHIWNYQDFAVWMADTMHDAGNPAQHGTFRQMTARARLNNLFESPTSARLHTEYQQGMN from the coding sequence ATGAGTGCAGATCAAAATAAATCAAGCGAAGAGATTAGCGTTGTCATTATCGGGGCAGGAGTAACAGGCCTTACGCTGGCGACATTTTTAAAGAAGTCAAACATTAACGTTGTTGTGTTAGAGCGCCGCGACCGGGCGTATATTGAACTGCGGCAGCGCGCAGGTGTTGTAGATGCACGGGCGGTTCGCATGTTTGAACAATGGGGCCTGGCTGATAAGCTTCTTGCAGGCCCGGTCGCCCAGACCATTGAATACCGTATGAATGGTGTCGCCAGGGTATTTAAAGCCGAAGCAGAACATGGTATACAAAGCAGGTTCTGCACACAGCAAATGCTGGTCAACAACCTGCTGCGGGAACTGATCGATGTGATGTCAGGTGATGTTCGTTTCAATATCAAGGATATCAATATCGTTAATGAAGAAAACCAGTCTCCGAAAATTACTTACTTCGATGCGGAAGGTTCACACGAACTCAATTGCGATTATATTATTGGGGCTGATGCTGATAAGGGAATTAGCCGCGCTTCAATACCTGCTGGTATGCTGACCGAGTATAGTTATGAATTTGGTTATGCCTGGCTGGCTGCGCTTGTTGAGGCACCTGTGACTGGGCACCCGATTATGGCAGTAAGTGATCATGGATTTGTGGGACAACTTCCGCGGGGGCCGCAACGCAGCAGATATTATTTGCAATGTAAACTGAGCGATGGACGAAAGGACTGGCCTGATGAACGTATCTGGGATGAGATCAGGCTGCGACTGGCCGATAATACCGTACCAAACGCCCAGGTTCACAACATTGAATTTGTGCCTTTCCGTTCCGTTGTGTATGCACCTATGCATTACCGCAATTTGTTTCTTGTCGGCGATGCAGCCCATATGGTGCCGCCGGTGAGCGCCAAGGGAATGAACCTCGGCCTGTATGATGTGGATATCCTGGCCCAGGCACTTTTAAGTGGAATCCTAAAAAATGATAGTAGCGGTCTTGAAAATTATTCGGAAACGGTTTTGCCGCATATCTGGAACTATCAGGATTTTGCGGTTTGGATGGCAGATACGATGCACGACGCGGGTAATCCAGCTCAGCATGGTACATTTAGGCAAATGACTGCGCGTGCACGTTTAAACAATCTGTTCGAGTCGCCTACATCTGCACGCCTGCATACTGAATACCAGCAGGGAATGAATTAA
- a CDS encoding WD40/YVTN/BNR-like repeat-containing protein codes for MKNKKMKRLFVFVPASLLVLFLLNSFMLKKTEAGKKTTEGTKSGPVNIVLRSTDGGQTWQDISKGLPENLQREGVWSRGLFANNRGLYLRTGNGVYHSEPNSTTSFWTKEILPGKQCEIAPGKNGIFAYNFRGQFLKKTNGTSDWSPMYTNFQEQAVRINKTIDWMYTNYKEKQVCSVFETTEGTVFIGSNNALFKSTNNGKTWKYVHVGGWVMKIVESNGVLLVATTQGVLRSTDDGETWDRVINEEGAGIAVERIDGGFAAIAYNTTTQTNTIYISRDSGKTWNDIGEELQPFWNSSLIKLIGGLQPSSNISSIKQVGKYLICGRSDGIFRSSDMGKTWKLLLPSLENRGFDLSVSGSVIYAIPNKGC; via the coding sequence ATGAAAAATAAAAAAATGAAAAGATTATTTGTGTTTGTTCCGGCAAGCCTCCTGGTATTATTTCTGCTAAATTCTTTTATGTTAAAAAAAACGGAAGCGGGGAAGAAAACAACAGAAGGGACTAAATCAGGGCCTGTAAACATCGTTTTGAGATCTACTGATGGCGGACAAACATGGCAGGACATTAGCAAAGGGCTACCTGAAAATTTGCAGAGAGAAGGTGTGTGGAGTCGTGGTTTATTTGCAAATAACCGTGGGCTCTATTTACGTACTGGCAATGGGGTTTATCACAGCGAACCAAATTCCACAACTTCTTTTTGGACAAAAGAGATTTTACCCGGTAAACAGTGTGAAATTGCCCCTGGCAAGAATGGCATATTTGCCTATAATTTCAGGGGACAATTTTTAAAGAAAACAAACGGAACGAGCGATTGGTCGCCCATGTACACAAATTTTCAAGAGCAAGCCGTACGCATCAACAAAACGATAGATTGGATGTACACGAATTATAAAGAGAAACAAGTATGCAGTGTTTTTGAAACTACGGAAGGCACAGTTTTCATCGGCTCCAATAACGCCCTTTTTAAATCTACTAACAATGGAAAAACGTGGAAATATGTGCATGTTGGAGGCTGGGTAATGAAAATTGTAGAGTCAAACGGTGTACTCCTGGTTGCCACCACACAGGGAGTATTAAGATCGACCGATGATGGTGAAACCTGGGATCGTGTGATTAATGAGGAGGGTGCTGGTATCGCTGTGGAACGTATTGATGGCGGATTTGCTGCTATAGCTTACAACACCACAACCCAAACCAACACAATATACATTTCACGGGATAGTGGAAAAACCTGGAATGACATAGGAGAAGAACTTCAGCCTTTCTGGAATAGTTCATTAATCAAACTAATCGGCGGACTTCAACCTTCATCGAATATTTCATCAATCAAACAAGTGGGTAAATATTTAATATGTGGTCGCTCAGATGGTATATTCAGATCATCAGACATGGGCAAAACATGGAAACTGTTACTTCCTTCCTTAGAAAATAGAGGCTTCGATTTATCTGTTTCAGGCAGCGTGATTTATGCCATACCAAATAAAGGGTGTTGA
- a CDS encoding DUF502 domain-containing protein, whose translation MNKLARAILNYFVKGLLIVVPLGAAFFLIFWAISSIDNALNISSIIWVDKTGKPIYIPGLGILSVLVIILLAGVIVTNIITEPIKLWFNRLVDRIPLFKFLYSSIKDLTEAFVGDEKKFNEPVLVEVNEFGLKKIGFLTQKDLSSIGLPGEVAVYFPYSYSFAGQVVIVSADKVKHMDKSAGDMMKFVISGGVSGLE comes from the coding sequence ATGAATAAATTAGCAAGAGCTATACTAAATTACTTTGTAAAAGGATTATTGATTGTTGTGCCGTTGGGCGCGGCTTTCTTTCTGATCTTTTGGGCTATTTCATCTATTGATAACGCGCTCAATATCAGTAGTATCATTTGGGTTGATAAAACCGGAAAGCCTATCTATATTCCAGGGCTGGGTATCCTGTCGGTTTTGGTTATTATTTTGCTGGCCGGGGTAATTGTAACCAATATTATTACCGAGCCTATTAAGCTATGGTTTAACCGCCTGGTTGACCGGATACCGCTGTTCAAGTTTTTATATTCGTCGATCAAGGATCTTACCGAAGCTTTTGTGGGCGACGAGAAGAAATTTAACGAACCGGTACTGGTTGAAGTAAACGAATTTGGTTTAAAAAAGATTGGGTTTTTAACCCAGAAAGATTTAAGCTCCATCGGCCTCCCCGGCGAAGTGGCCGTGTATTTCCCTTATTCCTATTCGTTTGCCGGCCAGGTGGTTATTGTATCGGCCGATAAGGTTAAGCACATGGATAAAAGCGCCGGCGATATGATGAAGTTTGTGATATCGGGTGGGGTGAGTGGGTTGGAGTGA
- a CDS encoding helix-turn-helix domain-containing protein, producing MSKKEKIPVHRMEDWFARVYLKSFGSVKPFGPSYEISEAHRHDFYYCVLLNEGEMDLEVDFKHIRLGNHTIFFSYPGQVHRIISARLKQGWFLAFDPLIIDEQLKNILDQCLSEVMIISLAAERSAELSAFIGHLDTVYHNPNERFRQTIVHSIVTAFVYQVASAYLTNEQLELNKHPARHVEITKLFKQILRQNFRLMKRPSEFADRMNITVSHLNDTVRSVTGFAVTYFIQQEAMREAQRLLRYSELSVKEVAQSIGFDDAQYFSRLFRKVIGVAPGAYRKNEDTNYFKNILP from the coding sequence ATGAGTAAAAAAGAAAAAATTCCAGTTCACCGTATGGAAGACTGGTTTGCCCGTGTATATTTGAAGTCTTTCGGCTCGGTAAAACCATTTGGGCCTTCTTATGAAATTTCCGAAGCACACCGCCACGATTTTTATTACTGCGTTTTGCTGAACGAGGGCGAAATGGATCTGGAGGTTGATTTCAAACATATCAGGCTCGGTAATCACACAATTTTCTTCTCGTATCCGGGACAAGTACACCGAATTATTTCAGCCAGATTAAAACAGGGATGGTTTCTCGCATTTGATCCCTTAATTATCGATGAACAACTGAAAAATATACTCGACCAATGCCTGTCAGAGGTCATGATTATATCGCTGGCGGCGGAAAGATCAGCAGAATTATCTGCTTTTATCGGGCATTTAGACACGGTATATCATAATCCCAATGAACGTTTCCGGCAAACCATTGTTCACTCAATTGTAACAGCTTTCGTTTATCAGGTGGCATCAGCGTACCTTACTAATGAGCAACTGGAACTGAATAAACACCCGGCCCGACATGTGGAAATTACAAAGCTATTCAAGCAAATCCTTCGTCAGAATTTCAGGTTGATGAAAAGACCGTCGGAGTTTGCGGACAGAATGAATATTACCGTAAGCCATTTGAATGACACCGTAAGATCTGTAACAGGGTTTGCGGTAACTTACTTTATTCAACAGGAAGCTATGCGGGAAGCCCAGCGTTTATTACGTTACTCTGAACTATCCGTAAAAGAAGTTGCGCAATCAATAGGTTTTGATGACGCTCAATACTTTAGTCGATTATTCCGCAAGGTTATTGGAGTTGCTCCAGGTGCTTACAGAAAAAATGAGGATACAAACTATTTTAAAAATATCTTACCATAG
- a CDS encoding IS4 family transposase, whose translation MSSELFEPTVLDGLARKTEAIQRKRKVGGKELLDMALFDGDQSFNGMSMQLMRRDGLDISKQALHQRHHSNMTKFVQAVFEQLIAVELPQEQTQGLEIRIKDSTRFALPEVIAETFPGTKGSGMKAGASVQFEFEIKSGKSDIKVTPANANDQGESHLDKASIQPGVLYMRDLGYTHLSYMNNINKVKAFFINKLCPKTTIYLLKDDQYQKLELSKLQGITGVFDQQVYIGADKMPVRIIIEPVSEELKARRIANTEKYNKKKGSTTSKGFKERAGFNFIVTNLVSEKYSAELIQKLYHLRWQIELVFKAWKSFLKIHTFPKGSSDRITSILYSKLIWAVLSWKICMAIGKIGQISVLKVHRLIASTKEELRAQLLGICSKWLALLEKLNLKHLSKEHRKHRLKIEEIVISI comes from the coding sequence ATGAGTTCGGAACTATTTGAACCAACGGTGTTAGATGGCCTGGCCCGTAAAACAGAGGCTATACAACGCAAACGAAAAGTGGGAGGCAAGGAACTATTGGATATGGCGTTATTTGATGGAGATCAATCGTTTAACGGCATGAGTATGCAGTTAATGCGGAGGGATGGGCTTGATATTTCGAAGCAGGCATTGCATCAAAGACATCACAGCAATATGACAAAGTTTGTACAAGCCGTTTTTGAGCAATTAATAGCAGTTGAGTTACCGCAAGAGCAAACACAGGGCTTGGAGATCCGTATCAAAGATTCTACCCGTTTCGCGTTGCCGGAAGTTATTGCAGAGACATTCCCCGGAACAAAAGGAAGTGGGATGAAAGCGGGAGCATCTGTACAATTTGAATTTGAAATCAAAAGTGGTAAAAGCGATATCAAAGTAACTCCGGCCAACGCAAATGACCAGGGTGAGAGTCATCTGGACAAGGCATCAATTCAGCCGGGGGTATTATATATGAGAGATCTGGGTTACACTCACTTGAGTTATATGAACAATATTAACAAAGTCAAAGCTTTCTTTATTAATAAATTATGTCCGAAAACAACGATTTATCTATTAAAGGACGACCAATACCAAAAGTTAGAGTTGTCGAAACTACAAGGCATAACCGGCGTATTTGATCAACAGGTATATATCGGAGCTGATAAGATGCCGGTAAGGATAATAATAGAACCGGTAAGTGAAGAGCTCAAGGCAAGGCGGATAGCCAATACTGAAAAGTACAATAAAAAGAAAGGCAGTACCACCAGTAAGGGATTCAAAGAGCGGGCAGGGTTTAACTTTATTGTTACCAACCTGGTGAGCGAAAAATATAGCGCTGAATTGATCCAAAAGTTATATCACCTGCGATGGCAGATAGAATTGGTTTTTAAAGCATGGAAGTCGTTTTTAAAGATACACACGTTCCCCAAAGGAAGTTCGGATCGTATAACCAGTATATTATACAGTAAGTTGATCTGGGCAGTTTTGAGTTGGAAAATATGCATGGCTATCGGTAAGATAGGTCAAATTAGTGTTTTAAAGGTGCATCGACTAATCGCTTCTACGAAAGAAGAATTGCGAGCGCAGCTTTTAGGGATATGCTCAAAGTGGTTAGCTCTGTTGGAGAAATTAAACTTAAAGCACCTTTCAAAAGAGCACAGAAAACATAGGTTAAAAATAGAAGAAATTGTAATAAGTATTTGA
- a CDS encoding MarR family winged helix-turn-helix transcriptional regulator, which yields MVVEAGNEEKFISVMFNLSSAIKSESEHCCKICGDLNEKELFIITFIGEKGSVKMSDIADYIQAPLSTLTTIVDKLVTNKFLLRYNSNDDRRVVKVELDRKGKASYKEFKNRREIMAKKVLDHLTETEQATLIANLAQLVTSIKL from the coding sequence ATGGTAGTAGAAGCGGGAAATGAGGAAAAGTTCATATCCGTCATGTTCAACTTGAGTAGTGCGATTAAAAGTGAGTCCGAGCATTGTTGCAAGATATGTGGTGATCTCAACGAAAAGGAATTATTTATTATCACATTTATCGGAGAAAAAGGGAGTGTCAAAATGAGTGATATAGCTGATTATATACAAGCACCACTGAGTACTTTGACCACCATTGTTGATAAGCTCGTTACCAATAAATTCCTTTTACGATATAATTCAAATGACGACCGGCGTGTCGTAAAAGTTGAACTTGACCGGAAGGGAAAAGCCTCTTATAAAGAATTCAAAAACCGGAGAGAAATCATGGCAAAAAAGGTATTAGATCATTTGACCGAAACGGAGCAGGCAACACTTATTGCTAATCTGGCTCAACTGGTCACTTCAATTAAGCTTTAA
- a CDS encoding SDR family NAD(P)-dependent oxidoreductase — translation MNQSILITGANTGLGKEAARQLALKKETKKVILFCRNQVKAEAAKKDLEEQTGKKIFEIIIGDVADANSVRKVVEKIKEPIDAVILNAGGVVGKTAAKITPSGMNELAATNILGNVVLVEELIKRDLLKKTVLSVSAEAVPGVKMLGMKPVAMKTSSVDEFAAVLDGSYFGDKFEAIQAYGYVKYAATMWALSMSRKYPDLKFVVMSPGNTGGTNAPDSLPPAMKFMLKYLMMPIVFPLIGGMVHTLTVGAKRFVDGISDERFKSGVFYASAAGKLSGDVVDQSTFYTDLKNTSFQDNADEAIHRFIDRA, via the coding sequence ATGAACCAAAGCATATTAATAACCGGAGCAAATACTGGACTTGGGAAGGAGGCTGCCCGCCAGTTAGCATTGAAAAAAGAAACAAAAAAGGTAATTCTTTTCTGTAGAAACCAAGTTAAAGCCGAGGCAGCAAAAAAGGACCTTGAGGAGCAAACGGGAAAAAAGATTTTTGAAATTATTATTGGAGATGTTGCGGATGCAAATTCCGTAAGAAAAGTAGTAGAAAAAATAAAGGAACCTATTGATGCAGTAATTTTAAATGCGGGTGGAGTAGTTGGCAAAACGGCTGCGAAAATTACGCCTTCGGGTATGAATGAGTTAGCTGCTACGAATATTTTAGGTAATGTAGTTTTAGTGGAAGAGTTAATAAAACGTGATTTGTTAAAGAAAACAGTACTATCAGTAAGTGCGGAAGCTGTGCCGGGAGTAAAGATGCTCGGAATGAAACCGGTTGCCATGAAAACTTCTTCTGTAGATGAGTTTGCTGCTGTTCTTGATGGATCATATTTTGGTGATAAGTTCGAAGCAATTCAAGCATACGGATATGTCAAATATGCAGCAACCATGTGGGCCTTATCAATGTCAAGAAAATATCCTGACCTCAAGTTTGTGGTCATGAGTCCCGGGAACACGGGCGGAACCAATGCGCCAGATAGTTTGCCCCCGGCAATGAAATTTATGTTGAAGTATTTGATGATGCCTATTGTATTTCCATTGATTGGAGGGATGGTGCATACGTTAACAGTGGGTGCCAAACGTTTTGTAGATGGCATTTCGGATGAGCGATTTAAAAGCGGTGTTTTTTATGCAAGTGCAGCAGGCAAGTTATCGGGAGATGTGGTTGACCAAAGTACTTTTTACACTGATTTGAAAAATACCTCATTTCAGGATAACGCCGATGAAGCAATTCACCGTTTCATAGACCGGGCTTGA